A window of Clostridioides sp. ES-S-0010-02 genomic DNA:
ATCTTACTCTCTGAGAAGTTTTTCAGATGTTGGTATAAAGAATACTTTTGTACAAGATAATCATTTACTATCACTCAAAAAAGGTACAATAAGAGGCATACACTTTCAGAATATGCCTAAAGCTCAAGCTAAGTTAGTTAGATGTACTAAGGGTAAAATTATGGACTTTGCTATAGACTTGAGAAAAAGTTCGCCTACATATAAAAAATGGGTCTCTGTTGAATTGAGTGCTGATAATAAGAGACAAATATTTATACCTAAAGGTTTTGGGCATGCATGTATTTCACTTGTTGATGATACAGAGGTTCAGTATAAGGTTGATGAATTATATCATCCTGAACTTGATAGAGCTATATTATGGAATGATCCTGAATTTAATATAGATTGGGGTATGGAATCTATTATAGTATCTGAAAAGGATAAAAATGCACCATATTTAAAAAATAGTGATGTAAATTTTGTTTATGGAGAATGTAGATATGAATAGAGTAGTTATTACTGGTGCAAGTGGATTTATAGGAAAATCTCTTTGTAAAGCGTTAATTGAGAGTAAAGTATTTACATATGCTATTGTTAGAGACTCATATAAAATGAAAGATTTAGTATCTAATAAATATATTAAAATTATTGAAGCTGATTTTAATTGCTATGAGCAGATTATATCTAATATAGAAGGAGATATAGATGTGTTTTACCATTTCGCGTGGGATGGAACATATGGTCAAAAGCTTACAAACTATGAATTACAATTAAGTAATGTTAAAAATACTTGTGATACATTGATGTTGGCTACTAAATTAGGATGTAAAAAATTTATTTTTGCAGGAACAATTAATCAACTTGAAATAAAAAAATATATGAATATGGAAACTTGTGAACCTAGATTAGCTTGTATTTATGGAACTTCAAAACTTGCATGTGAAATGATGTGTAAAACTTTGGCATATAATAATAATATAGAATTTAATACAGCTATTATTAGTAGTGTTTTTGGGCCAGGAGATAAATCTAAAATGATACAAAATGTGCTAATTAAAAAATTTATTGATAACGAAAAGCCTAAACTAGTTAAAGGAAATTACTTGTATGATTGGATATATATTGATGATGTTGTTAATATGCTAATTGAAATTGGGAAGAAAAGTGTAAATTTCAGAGAATATTATATTGGAAATATTGAGTTAAGAACATTTAAAGATATAATTTTAGAAGTGAAAAATATTATTAACCCTAATTTAGAAATTACTTTTGGAGAATTAAATGATACATCTGTTATAGATTATTCACAAATAAACTTAAATTCTGTATATGAAGATACAGGATATTTGCCAAAATGTGATTTTAGAGAGAGTATTTTAAAGACAGTTGAATGGGTAAAGACATTGAATTTTTAGAGGAGTGAAAGCATGTTTGATGTTATAGTTGTAGGAGCTGGATTTTCAGGGAGCGTAATAAGTAGAAAATTAGCAGAAGAAAAAAATTTAAAAGTTTTGCTTTTAGAACAAAGAAATCATATAGCTGGAAATATGTATGATGAGATTGATGAATATGGTGTTTTGGTGCAGAGGTATGGACCACATTCACTGACTACTAATAAGCCTTGGATTATAGAATATCTAAATAAATATGGAGAATGGTTTGAACATGATATAAAAGGATTTAGTTTTTTTGATAATAAATATATTAGATTACCATATAATTTTAAAACTGTAAAACAATTATTACCTATAAATGAAGCTAATTATGTAATAAATAAGTTGCGTGAAAAATTTCGAGGTAGGGACAGGATTTCTATTTTTGAAATGCTTGAAGAAAAAGATATTAAGATTAGAAATTTTGGAGAATTAATTTTTGAAAAAGCCTATAAGCCATATGTTTCAAAACAATGGGGATTAAATACAGATGAAATAGATAGAAGTGTGCTAAATAGAGTACAAATGACACTATCGTATGATGAGCGTTATATAAATAAAGATTTTCAGTATATGCCATGTGGAGGATTTACAAATATATTTAAAAATCTATTAAACCATAAGAATATAGAGGTAAGACTAAATTGTAATGCTATAGAAGCTTTAATTTTAGATAAAGAAAGTAGTATTGTTACACACAAGGAAGAAAAATCTAAATGTATAGTTTTTACAGGTGCAATAGATGAACTATTAAATTGTAAATATGGGAATTTACCTTATAGGTCATTAGACATAAAATATTATACAGAGAAAACTGATGCTTTATTGCCATCAGATATAGTGTCATATCCACAGGTTGATGGATATACAAGAAAAACTGAATATAAAAAGTTTAATGGACAAAAGAATATACCTTATACTACAATATCAATAGAATATCCTCTGGAGTATAATAAAGAAAATGAAAAGGGAAATATGCCATATTATCCAGTTATAAATGACAAAAATAGGTTGATTTATGAGAAGTATCATAATGAGTGTAAGATATATAAGAACTTATTTTTGTGTGGAAGATTAGCTGAATACAGATACTATAATATGGATGATGTGATAGAACATGCATTTGATGTTTTTGATGATATTGTAGCGTATTTGGAGAAAAATGATGAATACTAATTTTAAGCATTTGTTGGCTAAGTATAATGAAGGAATTGCATACATTATATTTGGTATACTTACAGTAATAGTTAATACTGTTGCCTTTATGTTAAGCAGTAACTTTTTTGGTATTCTTGAAGCAAATACAATTGCTTTTTTTATAGCAGTATTATTTGCCTATTTTACGAATACTAAATATGTTTTTAAAACAAAAAATACTTTTAAAAAGTTTATTGCTTTTTTAGGAATGCGACTTTTCACACTTATTTTTGATAATTTAGGGATGTTAATTTTAATAAATATAAGTATAGATGAACTTATATCAAAAATAAGTGTGAATTTTTTAGTTATACTATTAAATTATATTTTTAGTAAATTTATGATATTTAAAAACTAATTTGGAGGATATATTATATGAAAGGAATTATACTTGCAGGAGGATCTGGTACACGCCTATATCCACTGACTAAATCTGTATCAAAACAGATGTTACCAATATATGATAAGCCGATGATATATTATCCATTATCAACACTTATGCTTGCTGGTATAAGAGATATATTAATCATATCTACTAATCGAGACATCTCTATGTTTGAAAATTTGTTGGGAAGTGGTAATGATTTAGGAATAAGATTAACTTATAAAATTCAAGAAGAACCAAAGGGATTAGCAGAAGCTTTTATAATAGGCGAAGATTTTATTGGAAAAGACAGAGTTGCTTTAGTTCTTGGAGACAATGTGTTTTATGCAAGAGGATTTTCTGAGATGCTACAAAATGCTGTAGATATAAAATCTGGAGCTGTAATATTTGGATATAATGTTCCAGACCCATCTCAATTTGGAGTAGTAGAATTTGATAAGAAGTGGAATGTAATTTCATTAGAAGAAAAGCCAAAAAATCCAAAATCTACATATGCAGTTCCTGGATTATATTTTTATGATAATGAAGTAGTTGAAATAGCAAAGAAAATAAAGCCATCTGAAAGAGGAGAGCTAGAAATAACAAGTATAAATAATGAATACTTAAAAAGAAAAAAATTAAGAGTAGAGCTTTTCGGCAGAGGCATGGCGTGGCTTGATACAGGAACATCAGAAGGTTTGTTAGAAGCAGCAAACTTTGTTTCTATAGTACAAAAAAGACAAGGTCTTTATGTAGCATGTATAGAGGAGATAGCATATAGAAAAGGTTATATAACAAAAAATGACCTTGTTAGATTGGCTAGTCCGATGTTAAAGACTGATTATGGTAAATATCTGATTCATATAGCGGAGGAATAATCAATGAAAAATATTTTAGTTACTGGTGGCGCTGGTTTTATAGGTTCCAACTTTATTAGACATATGTTGAGTCTATATGATTATAACATAATAAATTTAGATTTACTTACATATGCTGGAAATCTTGAAAATTTGATAGAATTTGAAAATTATAATAATTACTTTTTTATAAAAGGTGATATTACAAATAAAATGTTAATTGAAGATATATTTGACAAGTATTTTATTGATACAGTTATAAATTTTGCAGCTGAGTCTCATGTAGATAGAAGTATAAATAATCCAGAAGTATTTTTGAAAACGAATGTTCTTGGGACTCAAGTACTTTTAGATGTAGCTAAAAATAAATGGAAATGCAATCCAGAGGATAAATATTGCTTTAAATTTATGAATGGTGTTAGATTTATACAAGTTTCAACTGATGAAGTTTATGGAACATTAGGAGAAAAAGGTCTATTTACAGAAGAAACACCAATATCTCCTAATAGTCCATATTCTGCATCAAAGGCAAGTGCAGATATGTTTGTAAGAGCATATTATGAGACATTTAAATTACCTATTAATATCACAAGATGTTCTAATAATTATGGACCATATCAATTTCCAGAAAAATTGATACCTTTAATGATAAATAATTGTGAAAATAATAAACTATTGCCTATTTATGGTGATGGTATGCAAATTCGTGATTGGCTTCATGTAAAAGATCATTGCAGAGGAATTGATTCTGTTTTACATAAAGGCGAAATTGGAGAAATATATAATATTGGTGGAAATAATGAAAAAGCAAATATAGATATAGTAAAAATTATAATCAAAAAACTTAATAAAAATAAAGATTTAATTACTTATGTAAATGATAGGCCAGGACATGATAGACGATATGCAATTGATAATACAAAAATAACCAAAGAGCTTGGATGGAAGCCACTATATACATTTGAAGATGGTATATATGAAACTATTGATTGGTACATGAATAATAAAAAATGGCTAGAAAGAGTTGTTTCAGGTGATTACTTAAAATATTATTCTAGTATGTATGCTTTGTCTTATAGATAATAAGGATTTTATGTGTTACTTTGACTTATTTAAATTTTATTTTTGATTAAGATTATTTTACAAAAAATTATAAGTTATGATAAAATAATTAGGTAAAGAAATATAATTTTTAGAAAAAGGTGTTTGTATGATAAAAGAAAATCAGAAAATCCTAAATAGAATACAGATTATATTAGATATGATAGCTATAATATTTTCATACTTTTTAGCATATTGTACAAGGTTTTATATTCTAGATGGAATTAATTCTATTGGATTAAAAGGATACATATTGACAGCTTTATTTTCTGTGCCAATGTATTTTATATTATATCATGTAGTTAATTTATATAATGCAAAGAGAACTATTAATGTGTATAAAGAGTGTAGACATATTGTAAATGCTAATATGTTTGGAGCATTAATCTTAATATTAATATTATTTATACTCAAATTGATTAATTACTCTAGATTAGTGTTATTGTTGTTCATATTTTATAATATAACATTAACTAGTTTAATTAGAATAATAAAAAGATTTTTATTAAGAAAGTATAGATCAAAAGGTTTTAATCAGAAACATTGTTTGATAATTGGGACTACAAGTATGGCCAATGAACTTACAGATAAGATAAATAAAAATAAACAGTGGGGATATAATATTGTAGGGTATTTAAGTGAGGAAAAAGAAGCAGATAATATAGTTGAAAAAAATGATATATTAGGTAATCTAGATAATTTGGAATATATATTGAAAAATACATATTTAGACATGGTATTTATAACATTAGCTCCAAAGGATTTTATTAGATTAGAATATATAATAAAACAATGTGAAAAGGCTGGAGTAAAAACTAATATGGTTCCTTACTATTACAATTATATACCATCAAAGCCATATATAGATGATTTAGATGGTATACCAATAATAGACACAAGACATGTGCCTTTAGATAACTATTTTAATAGTGCATGTAAAAGATTATTTGATATATTTTTTTCTGTATTTGCTATATTATTAACATCTCCAATAATGTTAGTAACAATAATATTAATAAAGTTAACATCTCCAGGACCAATAATTTATAAGCAGACAAGAGTAGGATTAAATAGAAAGAACTTTGATATGTATAAATTTAGGTCTATGAGAGTTCAAGAAGAGAAAGTAGAAAAAACTCAATGGACAACTAAAAATGATCCTAGAAAAACAAAGTGGGGGTCTATAATTAGAAAAACAAGTATAGATGAGTTACCACAATTTTTTAATGTTTTAAAAGGTGATATGTCAATAGTAGGCCCAAGACCAGAAAGACCTTTTTTTGTGGAAAAGTTTAAAGATGAAATCCCAAGATATATGATAAAACATCAAGTAAGACCTGGAATAACTGGATGGGCTCAAGTAAATGGATATAGAGGGGATACTTCAATAGAGAAGAGAATAGAGCATGATTTATATTACATAGAAAATTGGACATTTTTGTTTGATATAAAAATAATATTTTTAACAATATTTAAAGGAATTGTAAATCAAAATGCATATTAGAGTAATAAGTAGTGTTTTTAAGAAATATAAATACAAGGAGAGATATATTGGAATATATAAATTTAATATTTTTTTCTATGATACCAGTCATAGAACTTAGAGGGGCTATACCTATGGGGCTGGCATTAGATTTAAATCCATTATTGGTATATTTATCATGTTTAATTGGTTCTACTATAATAGGCATACCAATATTACTAACATTTAGATATATATTAAATTATTTCAAAGTGAAGGGATATTTTAAGTATTTAATTGATTTGCTTGAAAATAAATTACGTAAGAGAGCAAAACAATTAAAGTCCATAAGTGTAATTGGAATAATTTTGTTTGTTGGAATTCCACTACCAACTACAGGAACTTGGAGTGCAGCTGGAATTGCATCATTACTTGAAATGAGATTGAAAGATGCAATTTTAGGCATATTTTTAGGTAATGTTTTATCTGGAGGTATTGTATTTGCAATAGCATATCATGTATTTTAAGAAAAAATTATAATATTAACGGATTTTTTATTAAAAGGGAGGACATAAGATTGGTAGAAGTAACTTTATTTTTTTCACCACATCAAGATGATGAAACTTTAAGCATGGGAAATGCAATAATTGAACATGTTGAAAAAAGTGATACACATGTAATACTATGTACAGATGGTAGTAAATCAATAATAAGAAAGGTATTAGATGATGGAGGAACATGTTCATATCATATAAAAGACATACATAAATATTCTCTGCCAGAAGAAGAATTCTCAAAAGACAGAGATGAAGAATTTAAAGGTAGTTGTAAGGAAATGGGAGTTAAAGAAAATAATATACATATAGAAGAAAATAGAGCTCATGATGGAGAGTTGAGTAAAGAAAAAGCAAAAGAAATAATATTGAAATATCTAGATAAATATCCAAATGCAAAAGTAAAAACAGTGACCCCATATAAAGCTAGTGGAATACATGAAGACCATAGAGCTTTAGGTGAAGCAGCATTAGAGTTATATAAAGAAGGAAAAATAAAGGATTTAAGATTTTATGTAGAACCATATGACTATAATGATTTCACAAAAGTTAATCCAAATGTAGAAGTATGGGAAGTTTTAAATAGTCAAGAAAATAAACTACTGAGTGCTATGAATGCTTATAAAAAATGGAATCCAGAGAATGGACAGTACGCAATAGGATATCATTCTGTAAAATCACACTTTGACGAATTAAAGGAAAATAAGATTCAATATGTACATACACCTTAATATCTAATATATTTATATTACTTAAATATATAGCGAAGCCTGCTGAAATAGTAGGCTATTTTTTTATTTAAGATTCTTAAAAATTATCATCTTAATAAATAAATAATTTAAAATTATAACAATTATATTTGTAATCACTTTAACTATAACATCATTTACAAAAAGTAAATCAATCATTATATATATTATTACCATTTCAATAACACCAGAAAGCAACTTAAAGTTAAGAAAAGATAAAAATTCTTTAAATAAGAAGATTATCTCAACCCTCATACTTTTGAATACAAAAAACTTATTTGTAACATAAGCAAATAAAACTGCAATTGTCTATAATAAAGCATTTGCAATCATAAAATTAAATAAAATAACTCAAGTAAAAAATAAATATGAAATTATATTGATAAGGGCAGTAAATGCTCCAAAAAATAAATATAATATTGTCTCTCTATGCTTTTTTTAAATCAAATATAACCTTCCTAAACTAATTAAATATAACTATCTTTAAATAAAAATTAAAACATTCTAGTATAATATATCCATTAATAAATCAATAGATTTTAAAATACTATAAAGAATAAAGCTATAAGATTATATAATTAATATATACTTATAATCCATATTTTATAAAAATAAAATATGACCTAGATTTAGAAATCTGATATAATAAAAATTAAATACATACAAGGGGGTAAATATGAGAAAGTACAAATTAAAAAAATTGTCAAAGCTACTGGCATTGTTGACAGTTTGCTTTTTAATAGTGTCAACAATACATGTCTCAGCAGAAAACAATAAAACTTTAGATGGAGTAGAAACTGCAGAGTATTCTGAAAGCTATCTTCAATACTTAGAAGATGTTAAAAATGGAGACACAGCAAAATATAATGGAGTAATACCAGTTCCATATGAAATGGAAGGGACAATACTTCAAAATAAGGGAAGAAGTACTCTTCCATCATCATACAAATCAAGTGTAGCATACAATCCAATGAACTTAGGCTTAACTACACCAGCGAAAAATCAAGGAGAGCTTAATACCTGTTGGGCATTTTCTAGTATGTCAACTTTAGAATCATATTTAAAGTTAAAAGGTTATGGAACTTATGACCTCTCAGAAGAACACTTTAGATGGTGGTCAACTGGTGGAACACATGGATGGGACTTAGATGATATGTCAGGTAGTTCAAATGTAACAGCTATAGGATATCTTACAGCATGGGCAGGTCCTAAATTAGAAAAGGACATACCATATAATCTTAAATCTGAAGAACAAGGTGCAACGAGACCTTCAAATATGGATACTGCACCTACACAGTTTAATGTGACAGATGTTGTACGTCTTAATAAAGATAAAAATACCGTAAAAAATGCAATAATGCAATATGGTGCAGTAACATCAGGCTATGCTCACTATAAAAGCTATTTTAATAGCAATGAAACAGCATATAACTGCACAAATAGAAGTGCACCTTTAAATCACTCTGTATCAATAGTGGGATGGGATGATAATTATTCAAAAGATAACTTTGCATCTGATGTTAAACCAGAATCAAATGGAGCATGGTTAGTAAAAAGTAGTTGGGGAGAATTCAACTCTATGAAAGGATTCTTCTGGATTTCTTATGAAGATAAAACTCTTTTAACAGATACAGATAACTATTCAATGAAATCAGTATCAAAACCAGATAGTGATAAAAAAATGTACCAACTTGAATATGCTGGTCTTAGCAAGATAATGTCAAATAAGATAACAGCAGCAAATGTATTTGATTTTAGTAGAGACTCTGAAAAACTTGACTCAGTTATGTTTGAAACAGACTCTGTAGGAGCAAAATATGAAGTATATTATGCACCAGTAGTAAATGGAGTTCCTCAAAATAACTCAATGACAAAACTTGCAAATGGAACAGTATCATACTCTGGATACATAAATGTGTCTACTAACTCTTATAACCTTCCAAAAGGTAAAGGTGCAATAGTAGTAGTTATAGACAACACAGCAAATCCTAATAGAGAAAAATCAACTTTAGCATATGAAACTAACATAGATGGATACTATCTATACGAAGCTAAAGCAAACTTAGGTGAAAGTTACATACTTCAAAACAATAAATTTGAAGATATAAATACATATAGTGAATTTTCTCCTTGTAACTTTGTTATAAAAGCTATAACAAAAACATCTTCTGGACAAGCTACTTCAGGAGAATCTTTAACTGGAGCAGATAGATATGAAACAGCAGTTAAAGTTAGTCAGAAAGGATGGACTTCTTCACAAAATGCAGTATTAGTAAATGGAAATGCAATAGTGGATGCTTTAACAGCTACACCATTTACAGCAGCAATTGATTCTCCAATCCTTTTAACAGGAAAAGATAATTTAGACTCAAAAACTAAATCAGAATTACAAAGATTAGGAACTAAAAAGGTTTATCTAATAGGTGGAGAAAATTCTCTAAGTAAGAATATACAAACTCAACTTAGCAATATGGGTATATCAATAGAGAGAATTAGTGGTAGTGATAGATACAAGACTAGTATATCTCTAGCTCAAAAACTAAATAGTATAAAATCTGTTTCACAAGTTGCAGTGGCAAATGGTGTCAATGGACTTGCAGATGCAATTAGTGTTGGCGCAGCAGCTGCTGACAACAATATGCCAATAATACTTACTAATGAAAAGAGTGAGTTACAAGGTGCTGATGAGTTTTTAAATTCATCAAAAATAACTAAGTCTTATATAATTGGTGGTACAGCTACTTTATCATCAAACTTAGAAAGTAAGCTTTCAAATCCAACAAGACTTGCAGGAAGCAATAGAAATGAAACTAATGCTAAGATAATAGATAAGTTCTATACTAATTCAGATTTAAAATATGCTTTTGTTGTTAAAGATGGTTCAAAAAGTCAAGGTGACTTAATAGATGGACTAGCAGTAGGAGCATTAGGTGCTAAAACTGATTCACCAGTAGTTCTAGTTGGAAATAAATTAGATGAAAGTCAAAAAACTGTACTTAAATCTAAGAAAATAGAAACTCCAATTAGAATTGGTGGAAATGGAAATGAAAGTGCTTTTAATGAATTAAATAATCTTTTAGGAAAATAATAATGTTAAATGTTTTATAGTTTAAAAAATATTTAATATTGCTTTAAAAATATATAAAGGAGATAAGCCCTAACTGTTAATATGGTTGGGGCTTATTTCTTGAGAAATTTTTATAGATAAAAATGTAATAATTTTAAACTGTAAAATAGTGTAAAGATATTCTATAATATAATATAGTAAGATTTTAAACGAAATAAGGGGGTAATAAAATGAAAGCACCAAAAACTATTTTAACAATATTGACAATAGCGCTTACTTTAAGTGGGATTTCTATAACTTCATCATATGCACTTACAGAAGAAAAATTAATAGGTGAAGGGAGATATGAAACTGCTGTGAAGATAAGCCAAAAAGCATATAGTTCTAGTAATAATGCTGTATTAGTCAATGATAGCTCTTTGGCTGATGCTCTTTCAGCTACACCATTTGCAAAATCTAAAGGAGCTCCAATACTTTTAACAGAAAGCAATAAACTGGATGATAGAACCAAAACAGAGCTAAAGCGTTTGGGAGCTAAGGATATTTATTTAATTGGTGGGACTGCCGTGTTAAACAAGGATATAGAGAATCAATTAAAAAGTGATGGATTAAATGTAGAAAGAATTAGTGGTAATGATAGATATGAAACTTCATTACTTTTAGCAAATAAACTAAAAGATATTAAAGATGTTAAGGAGATAGCTGTTGTAAATGGCGAAAAAGGGCTAAGTGATGCTGTAAGTGTTGGGGCACCTTCTGCTCAAAATAATATGCCTGTAGTTTTATCTAGTCCAAAGAATGGAGTAGAAGCGTTTGAGAAATTTATAAAAGATGAGAAAGTTATAAAGGCATATGTAATAGGAGGTACAAATTCTGTTTCAAGAACTATAGAAAAAAGCCTCCCTAATGCAGAAAGATTGAGTGGAAAGGATAGAAATGAAACTAATGCCAAGGTTATAGAAAAGTTTTACTCTGATGTAGATTTAAACAATCTATATGTAACTAAAGATGGAAGTAAAAATGAAAATCAACTTATTGATTCATTGGCAGTTGGAGTATTGGCAGCAAAGAATGAATCACCTGTTGTTTTGGTCGGTGATAAACTAAATACAAAGCAAAGGGATATACTTAGTACTAAAAAATTAAGTACTATAACACAAGTTGGTGGAAATGGAAATGAAGAAGCTTTTAATGAAATTAAGACTTTACAAGATAAAACTATCTTTGAAGCTAAAACCGTTGAGGAATTAACTAATATGATAAATATTGCAAGTCCTAATGACATTATTAACTTTAATCCAAAAGAGGATACTGTAAATGAAGCTTTTAGAATGGTAACAAATAAGCCAATAACTGTGAATATAAAAGGTGATTGTTCAAAGACTATCACTATTGATATGCCTAATGGTGAGGTAAATAACTATGCTACTTTAGTAAATGTTATAGTGAGAAATATTGGAGAAGGTGGATTTAACAATCATGATACAATAACTATATTGTCAGTTCGTGACAAAAATGGTAGAGTTATAGAAAATACTAGAAATTCAGATATAGAAACAATGATGATATTGGCATCTGCTAATGATACAAAATTGATTAATGATGGTTATATAGGAAAGCTTATAGATAACTCATCTAATAGTGACATCACTAATCATGGTACTATAGACAAAAAAGTAAATCAGGTTGAAGATTTAGAAGCTAAGGTTGATTCAATTGAAAAAGCTATAGATTCTATAAGCCAGAAAATTAATAAGATACAAGATATATTAGATAAACTTGGATTTCTAAAGAAATTTCTTAACTAAAAAGATGTATATTTAAGAAAGCTATATTTTATACTTATATTTGAAAATATATAGTTAGATTGATTCATAGCTAAAGATAAATATACAATTAAATCTTGGGGAGGTAATATGGAGAGTGGATTTGAAAGTAAATTAGATACAAAAATTATGAAAAATAGAGTTAAATCAATTGATATAATAAGAGGGCTATCAATAGCCCTCATGATAGTTTGCAATAATCCTGGGACTTGGATGAGAATGTATCCACAACTTAGACATGCTATATGGCATGGTGTAACACTTGCAGATTTTGCATTTCCTTTCTTTGTTATATCCTTAGGTGTTACAATTCCAATATCAATAAACAGTAAACTAAAGAATAATAAATCTACAATACGAATAATACTAAGTATATTTAAGAGAAGTATTTTACTAATGTTGTTTGGATTTTTCTTAAATTACCTAGGAAATCATGACTTAAGTACTGTAAGAATACTTGGGGTGCTTCAACGTATGGGATTAGTATACCTTGTAACTAGTCTAGTGTATTTACTACTAAAAAAACTGAATGTAGGAAGCACTGCAACTATAATTACTTTCTTATGTATATCTGCATTTATCATAGTGGGATATTATATAGTGGCAAAACCATATGGATTTGAGCTAGAAGGTTCTCTTGCACAATTGGTGGAT
This region includes:
- a CDS encoding PIG-L family deacetylase, translated to MVEVTLFFSPHQDDETLSMGNAIIEHVEKSDTHVILCTDGSKSIIRKVLDDGGTCSYHIKDIHKYSLPEEEFSKDRDEEFKGSCKEMGVKENNIHIEENRAHDGELSKEKAKEIILKYLDKYPNAKVKTVTPYKASGIHEDHRALGEAALELYKEGKIKDLRFYVEPYDYNDFTKVNPNVEVWEVLNSQENKLLSAMNAYKKWNPENGQYAIGYHSVKSHFDELKENKIQYVHTP
- a CDS encoding cell wall-binding cysteine protease Cwp84, producing MRKYKLKKLSKLLALLTVCFLIVSTIHVSAENNKTLDGVETAEYSESYLQYLEDVKNGDTAKYNGVIPVPYEMEGTILQNKGRSTLPSSYKSSVAYNPMNLGLTTPAKNQGELNTCWAFSSMSTLESYLKLKGYGTYDLSEEHFRWWSTGGTHGWDLDDMSGSSNVTAIGYLTAWAGPKLEKDIPYNLKSEEQGATRPSNMDTAPTQFNVTDVVRLNKDKNTVKNAIMQYGAVTSGYAHYKSYFNSNETAYNCTNRSAPLNHSVSIVGWDDNYSKDNFASDVKPESNGAWLVKSSWGEFNSMKGFFWISYEDKTLLTDTDNYSMKSVSKPDSDKKMYQLEYAGLSKIMSNKITAANVFDFSRDSEKLDSVMFETDSVGAKYEVYYAPVVNGVPQNNSMTKLANGTVSYSGYINVSTNSYNLPKGKGAIVVVIDNTANPNREKSTLAYETNIDGYYLYEAKANLGESYILQNNKFEDINTYSEFSPCNFVIKAITKTSSGQATSGESLTGADRYETAVKVSQKGWTSSQNAVLVNGNAIVDALTATPFTAAIDSPILLTGKDNLDSKTKSELQRLGTKKVYLIGGENSLSKNIQTQLSNMGISIERISGSDRYKTSISLAQKLNSIKSVSQVAVANGVNGLADAISVGAAAADNNMPIILTNEKSELQGADEFLNSSKITKSYIIGGTATLSSNLESKLSNPTRLAGSNRNETNAKIIDKFYTNSDLKYAFVVKDGSKSQGDLIDGLAVGALGAKTDSPVVLVGNKLDESQKTVLKSKKIETPIRIGGNGNESAFNELNNLLGK
- a CDS encoding cell wall-binding repeat-containing protein, which gives rise to MKAPKTILTILTIALTLSGISITSSYALTEEKLIGEGRYETAVKISQKAYSSSNNAVLVNDSSLADALSATPFAKSKGAPILLTESNKLDDRTKTELKRLGAKDIYLIGGTAVLNKDIENQLKSDGLNVERISGNDRYETSLLLANKLKDIKDVKEIAVVNGEKGLSDAVSVGAPSAQNNMPVVLSSPKNGVEAFEKFIKDEKVIKAYVIGGTNSVSRTIEKSLPNAERLSGKDRNETNAKVIEKFYSDVDLNNLYVTKDGSKNENQLIDSLAVGVLAAKNESPVVLVGDKLNTKQRDILSTKKLSTITQVGGNGNEEAFNEIKTLQDKTIFEAKTVEELTNMINIASPNDIINFNPKEDTVNEAFRMVTNKPITVNIKGDCSKTITIDMPNGEVNNYATLVNVIVRNIGEGGFNNHDTITILSVRDKNGRVIENTRNSDIETMMILASANDTKLINDGYIGKLIDNSSNSDITNHGTIDKKVNQVEDLEAKVDSIEKAIDSISQKINKIQDILDKLGFLKKFLN